In Borreliella burgdorferi B31, the following are encoded in one genomic region:
- a CDS encoding DUF1073 domain-containing protein, which translates to MCDLRKTKLIDKISSLELYKYSIFFRNYIENVAEDCLKNGLILESAAHNVSEVELARLKVQLKNALLNCIISYRFHGIGYVLVKTKDTLIDLEQPVNIELPIGFEYLDYEYVRDLGVDFDHITYKVKSNNKNNSLDAVKIHKSRLIIYENFDYILKRYVPCYTESFLLDIYLFEKIYVEIERRIENHNFLFYKDESLVQLQDALSSATTSLSALTQSNNDRGSGILSSFLRKQNSNNHSKDISNLRNLNDSLSQELARLKSNLNNEGMFYTATPSASLEVIKYDLSYLKEALALIKAKIGADTKEPLTRSFNEQAKGLGNDGKGDRSNYYDFLKGVQEQVENSCNLKLTKYFGLDMKFNSLIMLSEEQKVERDIKLIELYSKYNQLIQSSSFNNEELAMLKEKLFSF; encoded by the coding sequence GTGTGTGATTTAAGAAAAACAAAACTAATAGATAAAATAAGTTCACTAGAACTATACAAATACTCAATATTTTTTAGAAATTACATTGAAAATGTAGCAGAAGATTGTCTCAAGAACGGACTTATTCTTGAGAGTGCTGCCCACAATGTTAGTGAGGTTGAACTTGCTAGGTTAAAGGTACAGCTTAAGAATGCTCTGCTTAATTGTATTATAAGCTACCGTTTTCATGGGATTGGCTATGTTTTAGTAAAAACCAAAGATACCCTAATAGATCTCGAACAACCCGTTAATATAGAATTACCTATTGGTTTTGAATACCTTGATTATGAATATGTAAGAGATTTGGGAGTTGATTTTGATCATATAACCTATAAAGTAAAATCCAACAATAAGAACAATTCTTTAGATGCAGTTAAAATACATAAAAGTCGACTTATCATATATGAAAACTTTGATTATATCTTAAAAAGATATGTTCCGTGCTATACCGAAAGCTTTTTACTAGATATTTATTTATTTGAAAAGATATACGTAGAAATAGAAAGACGTATTGAAAACCACAATTTTTTGTTTTACAAAGATGAATCTTTAGTACAACTACAAGACGCACTTTCTAGTGCAACAACTTCTTTAAGTGCACTTACTCAGAGCAATAATGATAGGGGAAGTGGCATTTTATCTTCTTTTTTGAGAAAACAAAATTCAAACAATCATAGTAAAGATATTTCTAATTTAAGAAACCTTAATGACTCATTGTCACAGGAGCTTGCCAGGCTAAAAAGCAATCTAAATAATGAGGGAATGTTTTATACAGCTACTCCTAGTGCTAGTTTAGAGGTTATTAAATACGATCTTAGTTACTTAAAGGAGGCTTTAGCATTAATTAAGGCAAAAATTGGTGCAGATACTAAAGAGCCCTTAACCAGAAGTTTTAATGAACAGGCTAAAGGACTGGGAAATGATGGTAAAGGTGATAGGAGTAATTATTACGATTTTCTCAAAGGTGTACAAGAACAAGTTGAGAACTCTTGTAATTTAAAACTTACAAAGTATTTTGGACTTGATATGAAGTTTAATTCGCTGATTATGTTAAGTGAAGAACAAAAAGTAGAAAGAGATATAAAGCTAATTGAGCTTTACAGTAAATATAACCAGCTTATACAAAGTAGCTCATTTAATAATGAGGAGCTAGCGATGTTAAAAGAGAAATTATTCTCATTTTGA
- a CDS encoding DUF1357 domain-containing protein: MTEKEEKEDLQAQDKEEQQIKADTKVISVQEFEEYMRFKEQANSKSKETSRDLSINERITKELAEVEERERIEKQLLLEAERINEIDTLAKAHLSNHFNKEVLLAKGYTLKDIMQAQRRELVRKFVPIEQIKAIAKVSDISHIDGEILEQLVSLAKVNIKLRKNASSSSSSVDSIKGNIAIKSEERASLLDSNFVPINFTEFVQAISNTYKQRRIQFYENLKRHKRTSIA; the protein is encoded by the coding sequence ATGACTGAGAAAGAAGAAAAAGAAGACCTGCAGGCACAAGATAAAGAAGAGCAGCAAATTAAGGCTGATACTAAAGTTATCAGTGTGCAGGAATTTGAAGAGTACATGCGTTTTAAAGAGCAGGCAAATAGTAAATCTAAAGAGACAAGTCGAGATTTAAGTATAAATGAACGAATAACAAAAGAACTTGCAGAAGTTGAAGAGCGGGAGCGTATTGAAAAGCAATTGTTACTAGAGGCTGAGCGAATTAATGAAATTGATACACTTGCAAAAGCACATCTTAGCAATCATTTTAACAAAGAGGTGCTACTTGCAAAAGGATATACATTAAAAGACATTATGCAAGCACAACGTAGAGAACTTGTACGCAAGTTCGTTCCAATTGAGCAAATTAAAGCTATTGCCAAAGTATCAGACATAAGTCATATCGATGGAGAGATATTAGAGCAACTTGTTTCTTTAGCAAAAGTGAATATTAAATTAAGAAAAAATGCGAGTAGCAGCTCTTCTTCTGTTGACTCTATTAAGGGGAATATTGCTATTAAATCAGAAGAAAGAGCAAGTTTGCTTGATTCTAATTTTGTACCTATTAATTTCACAGAATTTGTACAAGCGATAAGTAATACATACAAGCAAAGACGAATTCAATTTTATGAAAATCTAAAAAGACATAAAAGAACAAGTATTGCCTAA
- a CDS encoding DUF228 domain-containing protein, protein MSDITKIKQEFDKKVAEIQALMKNPQQDSGLLSNSIDFRDQNLIFSNSGGVCTSSKDKIENYPAKGYPYKRGVKLSFGDGTTELEVEAGGGDDLYGVCSDIDEFSGMATVIPITNNFTGYLTLKKEGQNGVNPGDKLNFNQHGELEKVTGAQKSVNAIALSKAHKLTEDLFIVLASVFGNRAIKG, encoded by the coding sequence ATGAGTGATATAACAAAAATTAAACAAGAATTTGATAAGAAAGTTGCAGAAATTCAAGCATTAATGAAAAATCCCCAACAAGACTCAGGATTGCTTAGCAATTCTATTGATTTTAGAGACCAAAATCTAATTTTTTCCAATTCTGGTGGGGTTTGCACTAGCAGTAAAGACAAAATAGAGAATTACCCTGCTAAAGGGTATCCGTATAAACGGGGTGTTAAGCTTAGTTTTGGAGATGGAACAACCGAACTAGAAGTTGAGGCTGGTGGTGGAGACGATTTATATGGAGTGTGTTCCGATATAGATGAGTTTAGCGGTATGGCAACTGTTATACCAATTACAAATAACTTTACTGGGTATTTAACGCTTAAGAAAGAAGGACAAAATGGTGTAAATCCAGGAGATAAATTAAATTTTAACCAACATGGGGAACTTGAAAAGGTCACTGGGGCTCAAAAATCTGTTAATGCAATAGCACTTTCAAAGGCACACAAATTAACTGAAGATTTATTTATAGTGCTTGCTAGTGTATTTGGGAATAGAGCAATAAAAGGGTAA
- a CDS encoding DUF228 domain-containing protein, with protein sequence MALKGNMQVENLEAVEDPQVDLGAQVSAAPRAKRQARQAEDAQGEDPYLEAINELDDVLLKFKKYVKSMSSIENKVFGGLSSCFKSKNERVDAYSFACSSYTDKIEEYLYDPANSFPYKRGVKLVPKENSIYVEVGADTDMYGICVDVCEFSCTAYVLPITNNFEGYLVTRNPSIKIGEILDINNNGVIIKAGGGPPTVINIYALSDSFTINFAPEDGNQDQNRYPRQEYSINLIKVAIFGNRGLEKIVIPDGG encoded by the coding sequence ATGGCTTTAAAAGGCAACATGCAAGTAGAAAATCTTGAGGCTGTTGAGGACCCACAGGTAGATTTAGGGGCACAAGTTTCCGCTGCTCCTAGAGCTAAACGGCAAGCAAGACAAGCTGAGGATGCACAAGGGGAAGATCCCTATTTGGAGGCAATTAACGAGCTTGATGATGTCCTTTTGAAATTCAAGAAATATGTAAAATCGATGAGTTCAATTGAAAATAAGGTTTTTGGCGGTTTAAGTAGTTGTTTTAAATCTAAGAATGAGCGAGTTGATGCATATTCATTTGCATGTTCAAGTTATACAGACAAAATAGAGGAATACCTTTACGACCCAGCAAATAGTTTTCCATACAAGCGTGGGGTTAAACTTGTTCCAAAAGAGAACTCTATATATGTAGAAGTTGGAGCTGATACTGATATGTATGGGATATGTGTAGATGTATGTGAGTTTAGTTGTACCGCGTATGTATTGCCAATTACTAACAATTTTGAAGGGTACCTTGTCACAAGGAATCCAAGTATAAAAATAGGAGAAATCCTAGACATAAATAATAACGGTGTTATTATCAAGGCTGGAGGTGGGCCACCAACCGTAATTAACATATATGCTCTATCTGATTCATTTACAATCAATTTTGCACCCGAAGATGGAAATCAAGATCAAAATAGATATCCTAGGCAAGAGTATTCTATTAATTTGATAAAAGTTGCAATTTTTGGAAATAGAGGCCTTGAGAAGATAGTAATACCTGATGGTGGTTAA
- a CDS encoding DUF228 domain-containing protein: protein MGDTTQLVKEYQEKRSKLEKFMKNPQHDASLLSNSNEFRDKNVKFFASGGTRTSKFDKLENHPFLGYPYKRGVKRVIQEAQDNQSHYEPHVEAGGGEDLYGICIDIDEFSKTATIVPITNNFEGYLVAKDSTVKVKDKLVFNKDGALEKVTGAPNKATINATALTDAKQISNEVYLVKVAVFGNKAMSRN from the coding sequence ATGGGAGATACAACGCAATTAGTAAAAGAGTATCAAGAGAAAAGAAGTAAACTGGAAAAGTTTATGAAAAATCCCCAACATGACGCTAGTTTGCTTAGCAATTCTAATGAATTTAGAGACAAAAATGTGAAATTTTTTGCTTCTGGAGGCACTAGAACTAGTAAGTTTGATAAATTGGAAAATCATCCATTTTTGGGGTATCCGTACAAGCGTGGAGTAAAAAGAGTTATTCAAGAGGCTCAAGATAATCAAAGTCACTATGAGCCACATGTTGAGGCTGGTGGAGGTGAAGACTTATATGGAATATGCATTGACATAGATGAGTTTAGTAAAACAGCTACTATTGTGCCAATTACCAATAATTTTGAGGGATATTTAGTGGCAAAAGATTCTACGGTTAAAGTAAAAGACAAACTTGTTTTTAATAAAGACGGTGCTCTTGAAAAGGTGACTGGAGCACCAAATAAAGCAACTATTAATGCAACAGCATTGACTGATGCGAAACAAATTAGCAATGAGGTTTATTTAGTAAAAGTAGCTGTATTTGGGAATAAAGCTATGAGTAGAAATTAA
- a CDS encoding DUF3890 domain-containing protein, with protein MSEQESLQAQVAGEEELLVTKLHSEVLLLLGIDKFALSRQNFLLHLSLLQAILVTRGIDASSLTYEQIFLLTFYHMGCQLRKQGVVREFEFDRIKKEKFNELELDYYPSSSGGEEGGEGSCGSNKNFCSQLDAFLEKLKRETSTPSCVGVV; from the coding sequence ATGAGTGAACAAGAAAGCTTACAAGCACAAGTTGCGGGAGAAGAAGAACTTTTAGTAACAAAACTCCATTCAGAAGTGTTATTGCTATTAGGAATAGACAAATTTGCACTAAGCAGGCAAAATTTTCTACTTCATTTATCCTTACTTCAAGCTATTCTAGTAACACGCGGTATTGATGCCAGTTCACTGACGTATGAACAAATATTTTTACTTACTTTCTACCATATGGGCTGCCAATTAAGAAAACAGGGAGTTGTTCGAGAATTTGAATTTGATAGGATCAAAAAAGAGAAATTCAATGAACTTGAACTTGATTATTATCCTAGTAGCAGTGGAGGCGAAGAAGGCGGCGAGGGGAGTTGTGGCTCAAACAAGAATTTTTGTTCACAACTTGATGCATTTTTAGAAAAACTAAAAAGAGAAACTTCAACGCCATCTTGTGTGGGGGTTGTCTAA
- a CDS encoding DUF1506 family protein translates to MNGVRKRLSDMSFRMINVFKDPKPLKFYKGTVVKLENDSSYQRVFDKTKYIEFAGVIIDIKPQELAILYDSDMSDIQGYSKLYTYQDLNYEPKDRISIADLVYFEIFSIDSSIGYFTLVLKEFIWTN, encoded by the coding sequence ATGAATGGTGTTAGGAAAAGACTTTCTGATATGTCATTTCGCATGATCAACGTATTTAAGGATCCTAAACCCTTAAAGTTTTATAAAGGTACTGTTGTAAAGCTTGAAAATGATTCTTCTTATCAGAGAGTATTTGATAAAACTAAGTACATTGAATTTGCAGGAGTTATTATTGACATAAAGCCACAAGAACTTGCAATTCTTTATGATTCTGATATGTCTGATATTCAAGGATATTCCAAACTTTACACATATCAAGACCTTAACTATGAACCAAAAGACCGAATATCAATTGCAGATTTAGTTTACTTTGAAATATTTAGTATTGACTCTTCAATAGGATATTTTACTTTGGTTTTAAAGGAATTTATATGGACAAACTAG
- a CDS encoding DUF764 family protein yields MIFTLDMVLNHLTQIFKGFKAYATENNFECDIINTYNHPYLSKITAASSNIIALKFDGTENLFDHNYRAGVFYENALEFSINFQIYIIAIVLNAKDFDANSRMLMLYSMLSDFLHNKAHKYTLPSLQPDYINKINFYIYPTSNMQTVGLINLGTKYSNHAYSASIAFNASVKAIEILKEEYEIAARYN; encoded by the coding sequence ATGATTTTCACTTTAGATATGGTATTAAATCATTTAACCCAAATATTTAAAGGGTTTAAGGCATATGCAACTGAAAATAATTTTGAGTGCGATATCATAAATACCTACAATCATCCATATCTTTCAAAAATCACAGCTGCTAGCTCAAATATAATAGCATTGAAATTTGATGGTACAGAAAATCTATTTGATCATAATTATAGAGCCGGTGTATTTTATGAAAATGCTTTGGAATTTAGTATAAATTTTCAAATATATATTATTGCAATAGTGTTAAACGCCAAAGACTTTGACGCTAATTCACGCATGTTAATGCTTTATAGTATGCTTAGTGACTTTCTACACAATAAAGCTCATAAGTATACTTTGCCCAGTCTACAACCCGACTATATTAATAAAATTAACTTCTACATTTACCCAACATCTAATATGCAAACAGTTGGACTGATTAATTTAGGCACAAAATATAGCAACCATGCATACAGTGCATCTATAGCATTTAATGCTAGTGTAAAAGCAATTGAAATTTTAAAGGAGGAATACGAAATTGCCGCAAGATACAATTAG
- a CDS encoding DUF787 family protein, with translation MPQDTISVSLLDSRIQASRPNYYNPLLVYKTAKIKVNKDAASYKILNLTVNNYEKQIETLEKENGNGEDQFGKEKTLLKTAMSNFFNSSEESLKSADLFIYKDKPEELKNYLKVHRHTFVVLINTEGDASDDGLKIYKDDYNKFKKPSTFFVFSTKEQEIKELFKDKGNTEKERNIAVYSNNKDNLHLKFISQYLHQASIFHAVNPYGMPLAATPLVDDTVIGKLRTAKINFYSLLNETGLDGVPAFKEGVDLAGGAIDEQFTYHYIKNEAIIELIRIWNKNNRQNSKLSALQLSGARDNAYTSAIECLLKRFVDRGLIIEYKNLRLTLSPTPQLKLELSVNITYNFSINAVALVITTQDIVDYQNSLSA, from the coding sequence TTGCCGCAAGATACAATTAGTGTAAGTTTGCTTGACTCTAGAATTCAAGCTAGTAGGCCTAATTATTATAATCCACTTTTGGTTTACAAAACAGCTAAAATCAAAGTTAATAAAGATGCTGCTAGCTATAAAATATTGAATTTAACCGTTAATAATTATGAAAAACAAATTGAAACTTTAGAAAAAGAGAATGGAAATGGAGAAGATCAGTTTGGAAAAGAAAAAACACTGCTTAAAACTGCAATGTCAAATTTTTTCAATTCAAGCGAAGAATCGTTAAAATCAGCCGATCTTTTCATTTATAAGGATAAGCCTGAAGAGCTAAAAAATTATCTTAAAGTACATAGACACACTTTTGTTGTACTTATTAACACTGAGGGAGATGCGTCAGATGATGGACTTAAAATTTACAAAGATGACTATAATAAATTCAAAAAGCCTTCAACTTTTTTTGTATTCTCGACTAAAGAACAAGAAATAAAAGAACTATTTAAAGATAAAGGCAATACTGAAAAAGAAAGAAATATTGCTGTTTACAGCAACAATAAAGACAATTTACACCTTAAATTTATAAGTCAATATCTCCATCAAGCTAGTATTTTCCATGCTGTAAATCCTTATGGCATGCCGCTGGCTGCTACACCACTTGTTGATGATACTGTAATTGGAAAGTTGCGAACTGCAAAAATCAACTTTTATTCACTTCTTAATGAAACTGGGCTTGATGGTGTACCTGCCTTTAAAGAAGGTGTTGACCTAGCTGGAGGTGCAATAGACGAACAATTTACATACCACTATATAAAAAACGAAGCGATTATTGAGCTTATTAGAATTTGGAACAAAAACAATAGGCAAAATAGCAAATTATCTGCACTACAACTTAGTGGAGCTAGAGACAATGCATATACTTCAGCAATTGAATGTTTACTGAAAAGGTTTGTGGATAGAGGACTGATAATAGAGTATAAAAATTTAAGGCTTACTCTTTCTCCTACGCCACAACTTAAATTAGAACTTAGCGTGAATATTACTTATAACTTTAGCATTAATGCTGTTGCTTTAGTAATTACTACTCAAGATATAGTTGATTATCAAAACAGCTTAAGTGCTTAA
- a CDS encoding DUF1463 domain-containing protein: MQFYDLREVYFSIGGTQLHSGKLELTSEPTTRAVISSEDKGMPVISLRDPKTITYVFNIEVTLGSHDYILLTELSDEQFYNMDVRKEDKMLDLAFNDRIATKIISNYAIFTEEPSRSYSAEAEKVSFEIRAINCQKSKPNNS, from the coding sequence ATGCAATTTTATGATTTAAGAGAAGTTTATTTTTCAATTGGTGGTACGCAGTTACATAGTGGCAAGCTAGAGCTTACAAGCGAACCTACAACAAGAGCAGTGATTAGTAGTGAAGATAAAGGTATGCCTGTAATAAGCTTAAGAGATCCCAAAACAATAACTTATGTTTTCAACATTGAAGTGACACTAGGTAGTCATGACTACATTTTGTTAACTGAACTTTCTGATGAACAGTTTTACAACATGGATGTGAGAAAAGAGGATAAAATGCTTGATTTAGCATTCAATGATAGAATTGCTACCAAAATTATTTCTAACTATGCAATTTTTACTGAAGAGCCTTCAAGAAGTTATTCTGCTGAGGCCGAAAAAGTATCTTTTGAAATTAGGGCTATTAATTGCCAAAAATCTAAACCAAACAACT